From Nitrospinota bacterium, the proteins below share one genomic window:
- a CDS encoding glycine reductase, which translates to MSPDGLRRMVGEVLAEVADAVEGVATTPLVRVGLTAIGSELGPEEAIRGAELAASRDDALEVVVIGSEGGTDLPTIAVESEEAGHAALEEALEDGRLDAAVTLHYPFPMGVATVGRVVTPGRGKEMLVASCTGAADSHRVGAMVKNVLLGRAVARALGWDDPSVGLCTVDGARQVERAVSSLAAGGYPIRLAESIRADGGPLLRGNDCLWGTADVLVCDTLTGNLLVKLFSAFTTGGSYEAFGFGYGPGVGEGFERIIGIISRASGAEVIAGAVAFIAQMVRARLPERVLEEFQAAKAAGLESILEELVRPSTEEAGEPVVQPKPKAVSESIGGVDVLEIEDAVRCLSKAGIYSTSGMGCSGAVIMVAPEDVTAAVGKLIGARLLPDEGPVI; encoded by the coding sequence ATGAGTCCCGATGGCCTGAGAAGGATGGTCGGCGAGGTTTTGGCCGAGGTCGCCGATGCGGTAGAGGGGGTGGCTACAACGCCGCTCGTCAGGGTAGGGCTGACCGCTATTGGGAGCGAGCTTGGGCCTGAGGAGGCCATCCGCGGAGCGGAGCTCGCCGCCAGCCGGGACGATGCCCTCGAGGTGGTAGTCATAGGTTCCGAGGGAGGCACGGACCTCCCCACGATTGCCGTCGAGAGCGAGGAGGCCGGCCACGCAGCGTTGGAAGAGGCCCTGGAGGATGGGCGTCTAGACGCCGCCGTGACCCTCCATTACCCCTTTCCAATGGGTGTCGCTACGGTTGGCCGCGTGGTGACGCCTGGTCGCGGCAAGGAGATGCTCGTCGCCTCGTGCACGGGGGCTGCCGACTCCCACCGCGTGGGGGCCATGGTCAAGAACGTCTTGTTGGGCCGGGCTGTGGCTCGGGCTCTTGGATGGGATGACCCGTCGGTGGGGCTCTGCACGGTGGACGGGGCCCGGCAGGTCGAGCGTGCCGTGAGTTCACTGGCCGCCGGTGGGTACCCAATCCGGTTGGCTGAGAGTATCCGGGCCGACGGCGGGCCCCTTCTTAGGGGAAACGATTGCCTCTGGGGGACGGCCGACGTACTCGTCTGCGACACACTTACGGGGAACCTGCTGGTCAAGCTCTTCAGCGCCTTCACCACGGGCGGCTCTTACGAGGCCTTCGGTTTCGGCTACGGCCCGGGTGTAGGAGAGGGGTTTGAGCGGATTATCGGTATTATCTCTAGGGCTTCCGGTGCTGAGGTAATTGCCGGGGCGGTGGCCTTTATCGCCCAGATGGTCCGGGCCCGCTTGCCGGAGCGGGTATTGGAGGAGTTCCAGGCGGCGAAGGCGGCAGGGCTGGAGTCCATCCTTGAGGAGCTCGTAAGACCATCCACGGAGGAAGCCGGCGAACCCGTAGTTCAGCCTAAGCCTAAGGCCGTCTCCGAGTCGATTGGAGGGGTGGACGTCCTAGAGATTGAAGACGCCGTCCGCTGTCTATCGAAGGCCGGCATCTACTCGACAAGCGGCATGGGCTGCTCCGGCGCCGTCATTATGGTCGCCCCTGAGGACGTGACGGCTGCCGTCGGGAAGCTTATCGGCGCGCGACTCCTACCCGATGAGGGGCCGGTCATCTGA
- a CDS encoding HD domain-containing protein, with protein sequence MKELERLGDDELLVAVARRLVADGAEGWLVGGAIRDTLRGRPGPLEIDLLVPDDPFGFARRVAAALGGSFVALDEDRQIARVVVGEGGERREIDVAGLRAPSVGEDLGRRDFTVNALAVSLKDLFQPTARPLEVLDPTGGLDDLRARLVRAPAPGVLDDDPLRLLRAVRLAAELDFSIEGKTREAIAERAERLAEVAGERVREELFALLAVETVWPWIEELHQIGLLEVLVPEQPSMVGLEQGRHHTSTLWAHSLATLRHLEEAFGRLNKELPEESEYLEVHLAEPMGANITRRALTKWAALWHDVGKPATHTVDPAGEVHFFGHAEVGAEVVKAISRRLRLGGRAKTFLSRVVAHHLRPLNLSKAADVTRRACYRFFRDLEDAAPAVCLVAVADARATREGGEAATDVEGVVRTLLAFRRAQAVAPAPPLLSGRELMAHYGLSEGPVVGRMLASIEEARAAGEVATKDEALAYLDAHRSEWAGDD encoded by the coding sequence ATGAAGGAGTTAGAGCGCCTGGGAGACGACGAGCTCCTCGTCGCGGTCGCCCGCCGGCTCGTCGCCGACGGGGCGGAGGGGTGGCTCGTGGGCGGTGCGATCCGCGATACCCTCCGCGGTCGGCCGGGACCGCTGGAGATAGATCTCCTCGTCCCCGACGATCCCTTCGGCTTTGCGCGGAGGGTGGCTGCAGCCCTGGGAGGGAGCTTCGTCGCCCTCGATGAGGACCGCCAAATCGCTAGGGTTGTGGTGGGGGAGGGAGGGGAGCGGCGGGAGATCGATGTAGCGGGCCTCAGAGCCCCTTCGGTGGGCGAGGACCTCGGTCGGCGCGATTTCACCGTTAACGCTCTCGCCGTCTCGCTCAAAGACCTCTTTCAGCCCACGGCCCGCCCCCTCGAGGTTCTCGACCCTACGGGTGGGCTGGATGACCTTCGGGCCCGGCTCGTCAGGGCGCCGGCGCCGGGGGTGCTGGACGACGATCCTCTCAGGCTCCTTCGGGCCGTGCGGTTGGCGGCTGAGCTCGATTTCTCCATTGAGGGGAAAACCCGGGAGGCAATCGCCGAACGAGCCGAGCGCTTGGCCGAAGTGGCCGGGGAGAGGGTCCGGGAGGAGCTCTTCGCCCTTCTTGCGGTCGAGACCGTCTGGCCGTGGATCGAGGAGTTGCACCAGATTGGGCTGCTGGAGGTCCTCGTGCCGGAGCAGCCTTCGATGGTGGGGCTTGAGCAGGGCCGTCACCACACCTCTACCTTGTGGGCCCACTCCCTGGCGACCCTTCGCCATCTGGAGGAGGCTTTCGGGCGCCTGAATAAGGAGCTTCCGGAGGAATCCGAATACCTGGAGGTCCACCTTGCTGAGCCAATGGGGGCGAATATCACCCGTCGGGCCCTGACCAAGTGGGCGGCCCTTTGGCACGACGTCGGCAAGCCGGCCACCCATACGGTGGACCCCGCCGGCGAGGTCCACTTTTTCGGCCACGCGGAGGTCGGAGCGGAGGTCGTCAAAGCCATATCGAGGCGGCTTCGCCTGGGCGGGCGGGCGAAGACCTTCCTAAGCCGGGTGGTGGCCCATCACCTCCGTCCTCTCAATCTGAGCAAGGCCGCCGACGTCACCCGCAGGGCCTGTTATCGCTTCTTCCGCGACCTCGAAGACGCCGCCCCGGCGGTCTGCCTGGTGGCGGTGGCCGACGCCCGAGCCACACGCGAGGGCGGTGAGGCCGCCACCGACGTGGAGGGTGTTGTACGCACGCTTCTCGCCTTCCGCAGGGCCCAGGCGGTCGCTCCAGCCCCGCCGCTGCTATCGGGCAGGGAGCTTATGGCCCACTACGGCCTCTCGGAGGGGCCGGTCGTGGGGCGTATGCTCGCTTCGATCGAGGAGGCCAGGGCGGCGGGAGAGGTCGCTACGAAGGATGAAGCCCTCGCCTACCTCGACGCACACCGCAGCGAGTGGGCCGGGGATGATTAA
- a CDS encoding glycine/sarcosine/betaine reductase complex selenoprotein A, whose translation MFNERKVIVIGDRDGIPAPAIEACVKGAGAEVVFSATECFVUTAAGTMDLENQARIKEIAEQHGADKLVVILGGADGGAVAVNAETVTAGDPTYVGPLAGAQLGLRVYHVLEPEFKAAVDSSIYEEQIAMMEMVLPVEEIGETVSRIRGDLTKH comes from the coding sequence ATGTTCAACGAGAGAAAGGTCATCGTCATCGGTGATCGAGATGGCATACCGGCGCCCGCCATCGAGGCGTGTGTTAAAGGCGCCGGCGCCGAGGTGGTTTTCTCAGCCACCGAGTGTTTCGTCTGAACGGCTGCTGGGACGATGGACCTAGAGAACCAGGCCCGGATCAAGGAGATCGCTGAGCAGCATGGAGCTGACAAGCTGGTCGTCATCCTTGGCGGGGCGGATGGTGGGGCCGTGGCCGTCAACGCCGAGACGGTGACGGCGGGCGACCCTACCTATGTGGGTCCATTGGCTGGAGCTCAGTTGGGGCTCCGCGTCTATCACGTCCTGGAGCCTGAGTTTAAGGCTGCCGTGGATTCTTCCATCTACGAGGAGCAGATCGCCATGATGGAGATGGTGCTCCCCGTAGAGGAGATCGGAGAGACGGTGAGCCGAATCCGGGGAGATTTAACCAAGCACTGA
- a CDS encoding MmgE/PrpD family protein, with translation MSLPPLTATLADFCVSLDAGSLDPSVVTQTGRLLLDYLGVASRGALSPSTQALFRALKALGLVEGDEPLAATCWNAQPLASTLIHGTSAHSLELDDLHNASSLHPGVVIFPAALAAAQLTQATPLAFVGAAVVGYEVATRLGAAVNPATHYARGFHPTATCGQFGAAAAAGRLLGLSSEGLAHAWGICGSQAAGSMAFLSEGAWTKHLHAGLAAEGGLKAAMLAREGFRAPTTIFEDPLGFFHAYAVEPEVAPMVEELGQRWAVLDTSLKPHACCRYMQPAIDGLIALAEENSLAPEEVAAVTVHCLPAGFMIIAEPSERKADPRRTTEAQFSMPFGAAVALARRRAGLDDFSDEALGDPTIRALIPKVQCVKDEELGRAWPERWPAVVVVETQDGRRLTLRVDDPKGDPANPLTDAEIVGKFTELTTPCYSADHRAQLIEAALGIGNFESLEPLWALLAEETKTA, from the coding sequence ATGAGCTTGCCTCCCCTGACAGCGACCCTCGCTGATTTCTGCGTAAGCCTCGATGCGGGCTCGCTTGACCCCTCCGTGGTCACCCAGACGGGCCGCCTCCTGCTCGACTATTTAGGGGTCGCTTCGAGAGGCGCCCTTAGCCCAAGCACGCAGGCTCTCTTCCGCGCCCTTAAAGCCTTGGGATTGGTCGAAGGCGATGAACCTCTCGCGGCCACTTGCTGGAACGCCCAGCCCCTCGCCTCCACTCTAATTCACGGCACCTCGGCTCACAGCCTGGAGCTCGACGACCTCCACAACGCATCTTCGCTCCATCCGGGAGTGGTCATCTTTCCGGCTGCTCTCGCCGCCGCGCAACTCACCCAGGCCACTCCATTAGCCTTCGTTGGGGCCGCCGTGGTGGGCTACGAGGTAGCGACGCGCCTTGGGGCGGCCGTAAACCCGGCCACCCACTACGCGAGAGGCTTTCACCCGACCGCCACCTGCGGGCAATTCGGGGCCGCCGCCGCGGCGGGGCGGCTCTTAGGACTCTCGTCCGAAGGGCTCGCCCACGCCTGGGGTATATGCGGCAGCCAGGCAGCCGGCTCCATGGCTTTTCTCTCCGAAGGGGCCTGGACGAAGCACCTCCATGCTGGCCTGGCAGCCGAGGGCGGACTTAAAGCGGCAATGCTGGCCCGGGAGGGATTTCGCGCGCCAACCACCATCTTCGAGGACCCGCTGGGCTTTTTCCATGCCTACGCGGTGGAGCCTGAAGTCGCCCCCATGGTCGAGGAGCTCGGTCAGCGTTGGGCCGTTTTAGATACGAGCCTCAAGCCCCACGCTTGCTGCCGCTACATGCAGCCAGCGATCGACGGGCTCATCGCCCTGGCGGAGGAAAACAGCCTGGCCCCCGAAGAGGTGGCCGCCGTGACGGTCCACTGCCTCCCGGCGGGTTTCATGATTATCGCCGAGCCGTCTGAGCGTAAAGCCGATCCCCGGCGGACGACCGAAGCCCAGTTCAGCATGCCCTTCGGGGCCGCAGTGGCCCTGGCCCGCCGCCGGGCCGGGCTCGATGACTTTAGCGATGAGGCTCTCGGCGACCCGACCATCCGGGCGCTAATACCAAAGGTCCAATGTGTAAAGGATGAGGAGCTAGGACGGGCGTGGCCCGAACGGTGGCCCGCCGTCGTGGTCGTTGAGACTCAAGACGGCCGTCGCCTCACCCTAAGAGTGGACGACCCCAAAGGGGACCCGGCCAATCCTTTGACGGACGCCGAGATTGTGGGGAAATTTACTGAGCTTACGACCCCTTGCTACTCCGCCGACCATCGCGCGCAGCTAATCGAAGCCGCGCTCGGGATTGGAAACTTTGAGAGCCTGGAGCCGCTCTGGGCCCTCCTTGCCGAAGAAACTAAGACGGCCTGA
- the grdB gene encoding glycine reductase complex selenoprotein B has translation MSGSTKIRVVHYLNQFFGQLGGEEQAGVGFTTRDGFVGPGLAFQEAFGEAAEIVGTVICGDDYFAANACAAQEEARGLIEAFRPDLLIAGPAFNAGRYGVACGAVCELAVESLGLPAVTGMYEENPGEELYRKSAYIVPTEDSAAGMREAVATMTRLGLKLARGESLGSPEEEGYLPRGLRVNIQRSERGARRAVDMLLAKMRGEPFVTEYPMPVFDRIDPPPAITDLSTIKLALVTSGGIVPHGNPDRIEASNATKFGRYSLDGVNDLTGESHQTVHGGYDNRYANEDPDRVLPIDTIRQLQDEGIIGDIHPFYYSTVGNGTAVKNAKGFGEEIAKELEEGEVDAVLLVSTUGTCARCGATIVKEIERIGIPVAHIVSIVPISKTVGANRIIPAIAIPHPLGDPTLSLEDERALRRRLVETALRALETPIEVQTVFEMGGELVSQTA, from the coding sequence ATGAGCGGGAGCACGAAAATACGGGTCGTGCACTACCTCAATCAGTTCTTCGGACAACTGGGCGGCGAGGAGCAGGCGGGGGTCGGTTTCACTACCAGGGATGGTTTTGTAGGCCCCGGCCTCGCCTTCCAGGAGGCCTTCGGAGAGGCCGCCGAGATCGTCGGGACCGTTATCTGCGGCGACGACTACTTTGCGGCCAATGCCTGCGCCGCCCAGGAAGAGGCGAGGGGGTTGATTGAGGCCTTTCGCCCCGACCTCCTCATCGCCGGGCCCGCCTTCAACGCGGGCCGATATGGGGTGGCCTGCGGGGCCGTCTGCGAGCTGGCTGTGGAATCGTTGGGCCTGCCGGCGGTGACGGGGATGTACGAGGAGAACCCCGGGGAGGAGCTCTACCGCAAGAGCGCTTATATCGTTCCGACGGAGGACTCCGCCGCCGGCATGCGCGAGGCGGTGGCGACGATGACGCGCCTGGGGCTCAAGCTCGCCCGTGGGGAGTCGCTCGGAAGCCCCGAAGAAGAGGGTTATCTGCCCCGTGGATTGAGAGTCAACATCCAGCGAAGCGAGCGGGGGGCGAGGCGTGCGGTCGATATGCTGCTGGCGAAGATGCGGGGAGAACCGTTCGTCACCGAGTACCCGATGCCTGTGTTCGATCGAATTGATCCTCCACCGGCCATCACCGATCTTTCAACAATCAAGCTGGCGCTGGTCACATCCGGAGGCATCGTCCCTCATGGCAACCCCGACCGTATTGAGGCTTCCAACGCCACGAAGTTCGGTCGATACAGCCTAGATGGGGTGAACGACCTAACGGGCGAGAGCCACCAGACGGTGCACGGGGGGTACGATAACCGGTACGCCAACGAAGACCCGGACCGAGTCCTTCCGATAGATACCATTCGTCAGCTCCAGGATGAGGGCATCATCGGGGATATCCATCCTTTCTACTACTCCACTGTGGGCAACGGCACGGCGGTCAAAAATGCCAAAGGTTTCGGCGAGGAAATCGCCAAGGAGCTAGAGGAGGGCGAAGTCGACGCAGTCCTCCTCGTCTCCACGTGAGGAACCTGCGCTCGTTGCGGGGCAACGATAGTCAAAGAGATTGAAAGGATTGGGATTCCAGTAGCTCACATCGTCTCCATTGTTCCCATATCCAAGACTGTGGGGGCCAACCGAATCATCCCGGCCATCGCGATCCCTCACCCCTTGGGCGACCCTACCTTGTCACTGGAGGATGAGCGGGCCCTCCGTCGCCGCCTCGTGGAGACGGCCCTAAGGGCGCTCGAGACGCCCATCGAGGTCCAAACGGTCTTCGAGATGGGTGGTGAATTGGTGAGCCAGACAGCCTGA
- a CDS encoding HD domain-containing protein, which yields MVSDKVDDHKAGSEPDQEEGYWFSTRLAASVRGQALSDPTEKAAFPETGETETPLADALSREEYMPDLPPPDALSIYEEARRTLGAVFSSIRADEQVEPEELERLAGQIVSNILEMPPGSYDLRSPQFSNVLVSCLYDSFGTPSDLVDNCLNVAVLGVMLAQDRVASEEELVRLCLAAMLHDVGMLFVPSETWEHDRPLTAKELEAVQHHTEVGRERVSKLGGSLSELADIVGQEHERADGSGYPRGLKSPEIEELARIIGLADVFEALTHGRPHRPARTPHQAVRTILTEMKEAFDEHLLRTFLNRITIYPLGSYVELSKGEVGRVVQVNEKSQMRPVLEVLRDTEGSVVDPPTIMELQALPLISIVRCLDGPPEPHEGQVASNAS from the coding sequence ATGGTCAGCGACAAGGTGGACGATCACAAGGCCGGCTCTGAACCAGACCAGGAGGAGGGCTACTGGTTCTCTACCCGCCTGGCGGCTTCGGTCCGCGGCCAGGCCCTTTCTGATCCGACCGAGAAGGCCGCCTTCCCTGAGACGGGCGAGACGGAAACGCCCCTTGCCGACGCCCTTTCTCGGGAAGAGTATATGCCCGACCTTCCTCCCCCTGATGCCTTGTCAATCTACGAGGAGGCCCGCCGCACCTTGGGTGCGGTCTTCTCCAGCATCCGGGCCGACGAACAGGTGGAGCCGGAAGAGCTGGAGCGGCTCGCGGGCCAAATCGTCTCCAACATCCTGGAAATGCCCCCTGGCTCCTACGACCTACGGTCACCTCAGTTCTCCAACGTTTTGGTCTCTTGCCTTTATGATTCTTTCGGCACGCCGTCCGATCTTGTAGACAACTGCCTCAACGTGGCCGTATTGGGGGTGATGCTTGCCCAGGACCGAGTCGCCTCCGAGGAAGAGCTCGTGAGGCTCTGCCTGGCGGCCATGCTCCACGATGTCGGGATGCTCTTCGTGCCCTCTGAGACGTGGGAGCATGACCGTCCTCTTACGGCGAAGGAGCTGGAGGCGGTCCAGCATCATACGGAGGTCGGGCGGGAACGGGTATCAAAGCTCGGGGGGTCCTTGTCGGAGCTCGCCGACATCGTAGGGCAGGAGCACGAGCGGGCCGACGGTAGCGGATACCCAAGGGGGTTGAAAAGCCCTGAGATAGAAGAGCTTGCGAGAATTATCGGCTTAGCGGATGTCTTCGAGGCTCTTACCCACGGCAGGCCTCATCGGCCGGCTAGAACGCCCCACCAAGCCGTTAGGACAATCCTCACGGAAATGAAGGAGGCCTTCGACGAGCATCTCCTGCGCACATTTCTCAACCGCATAACAATCTATCCTCTTGGAAGCTATGTGGAGCTCAGCAAGGGAGAGGTGGGACGCGTAGTCCAGGTCAATGAGAAAAGTCAGATGCGGCCCGTGCTGGAGGTGTTGCGAGACACCGAGGGCAGTGTTGTTGATCCTCCAACCATTATGGAGCTCCAGGCCCTCCCCCTGATTAGCATTGTGCGGTGCTTGGATGGGCCGCCCGAGCCCCACGAGGGGCAGGTTGCGTCGAATGCTTCTTAG
- a CDS encoding lipoate--protein ligase family protein, with the protein MIDGPAPGAWNMAVDEAIFRAVEASPGPPTLRLYRWAPPAVSLGFGQSSASSVNPDLLAAEGIDLVRRPTAGKAVLHDDEVTYSLAARHGAFPGWQDLLEVYRTVTEAFAVGLGKLGLAAALVPRKPGSLRARTPVCFAVPASYELMVDGRKVLGSAQRRSRRAFLQHGSLPLTLDLALLYRCLHPEEKEEGREDALIARWRGEMAGLGEVAGRRLGWEKVASALVQGVEDHLGVTLKEGKLSLEESALAESLAAEKYADPAWTHRR; encoded by the coding sequence TTGATTGACGGGCCCGCCCCGGGCGCCTGGAATATGGCCGTCGATGAGGCCATCTTCCGGGCTGTCGAGGCGAGCCCGGGCCCCCCGACTTTGCGCCTCTACAGGTGGGCGCCCCCCGCCGTCTCCTTGGGCTTCGGTCAGTCATCGGCGTCGAGCGTCAATCCCGATCTGCTGGCCGCGGAGGGGATCGACCTCGTCCGAAGGCCGACGGCCGGAAAGGCGGTCCTGCACGACGACGAGGTCACCTACAGCCTAGCGGCCCGCCATGGGGCCTTCCCCGGCTGGCAGGACCTGCTGGAGGTATATCGGACCGTCACCGAGGCGTTCGCGGTGGGGCTTGGGAAGCTCGGCCTCGCCGCGGCCCTCGTTCCCCGGAAGCCAGGCTCCCTTCGGGCGAGGACACCTGTCTGCTTCGCCGTCCCGGCGAGCTATGAGCTGATGGTGGACGGCCGAAAGGTCCTCGGCAGCGCTCAGCGCAGAAGCCGCCGCGCATTCCTCCAGCACGGCTCCCTCCCGTTGACCCTCGACCTCGCGTTGCTCTACCGCTGCCTGCATCCGGAGGAAAAGGAAGAAGGCCGCGAGGATGCCCTCATCGCCCGGTGGCGCGGGGAGATGGCGGGCCTCGGCGAGGTGGCCGGGCGCAGGCTGGGTTGGGAGAAGGTGGCCTCAGCGCTCGTCCAGGGCGTTGAGGACCATCTGGGTGTGACTCTTAAGGAGGGGAAGCTCAGCCTGGAGGAGAGCGCCCTTGCCGAGTCGCTGGCCGCAGAGAAGTACGCCGACCCCGCCTGGACGCACCGTCGCTGA
- a CDS encoding glycine reductase, with translation MTFPVLRGTAYSLIHAPSVLRDHGSTQTVERRLDPDSAYLRDLEKSLRTYEEVLAYPPNQTYIGNLTPEELGEGQKPWLENPISKAPRTGKYGEIWPEAKLLAWMKIVDTFDLVLLTRAFTADVGDALKSHPMAGSEDLERLGEGEEPEAVAALVEEGRAEALRQGGKLVGCVKRAHEFDPNLTAHVILENLVAKASAVMVLRQLFVNAGVEPASVEYLIECSEEACGDMNQRGGGNFAKAIGEFAGCVNATGSDLRNFCAAPVHSVVVAASLVKAGVFSSVAVVGGGSVAKLGMNGKDHVKKGLPVLEDVLGAFAVLVSADDGVSPWIRTDMVGRQTIGLAAAPQKVIEAIVAEPLSRAGLKVADVDKFAPELQNPEVTVPAGAGDVTDNNLRLIGALAVMRGELAREDLPAFVARHGFPGYAPTQGHIPSGVPYLGPARDHILAGRLRRVMVIGKGSLFLGRMTNLFDGLSFVVEENGGRPEPEEPRLAKEEVRRMVAEALREVAERLGEGGAL, from the coding sequence ATGACATTCCCCGTTCTCCGTGGAACAGCTTACAGCCTTATCCACGCCCCCTCTGTTCTCAGAGACCACGGATCGACCCAGACAGTGGAGAGGCGCCTCGATCCGGACAGCGCCTACCTCCGGGATTTGGAAAAGTCCCTTAGGACCTACGAAGAGGTCCTCGCCTATCCGCCGAACCAGACCTACATCGGGAACCTCACCCCAGAGGAGCTCGGCGAGGGGCAAAAGCCGTGGCTTGAGAACCCTATCTCCAAGGCCCCCCGGACGGGCAAATACGGGGAGATTTGGCCAGAGGCGAAGCTCTTGGCCTGGATGAAGATTGTCGATACCTTCGATCTCGTTCTGCTCACCCGGGCCTTCACCGCCGATGTCGGGGATGCTTTGAAGTCCCATCCTATGGCTGGCAGTGAGGATCTGGAGCGGCTCGGCGAGGGTGAGGAGCCTGAGGCCGTGGCCGCCCTGGTGGAAGAGGGCAGGGCCGAGGCCCTCCGGCAGGGGGGAAAGCTCGTGGGCTGCGTCAAGAGGGCTCACGAGTTCGACCCGAACCTCACCGCCCACGTGATTTTGGAGAACCTCGTTGCGAAGGCCTCGGCGGTCATGGTGCTCCGTCAACTCTTTGTGAACGCCGGGGTGGAGCCCGCCAGCGTGGAATACCTAATCGAGTGCTCCGAGGAGGCCTGCGGCGACATGAACCAGCGAGGCGGGGGGAACTTCGCCAAGGCAATAGGAGAGTTCGCAGGATGCGTTAACGCCACGGGCTCGGACCTGCGCAATTTCTGCGCCGCCCCGGTCCATTCGGTTGTGGTGGCGGCGAGCCTCGTCAAGGCCGGAGTCTTCTCTTCGGTGGCCGTGGTCGGCGGCGGGAGCGTGGCCAAGCTGGGCATGAACGGCAAGGACCACGTCAAGAAGGGGTTGCCCGTGCTCGAAGATGTGCTAGGCGCCTTCGCGGTTCTGGTTTCGGCCGACGATGGAGTGAGCCCGTGGATCCGCACCGATATGGTGGGCCGCCAGACAATCGGGCTTGCCGCCGCGCCCCAGAAGGTCATCGAAGCGATTGTCGCCGAGCCGCTGAGTAGGGCCGGACTTAAAGTGGCCGACGTCGATAAGTTCGCCCCGGAGCTCCAGAACCCGGAGGTCACCGTGCCGGCCGGGGCCGGGGACGTGACCGACAACAACCTAAGGCTAATCGGGGCCTTAGCCGTCATGAGGGGCGAGCTTGCTCGGGAAGACCTCCCCGCCTTCGTCGCGCGCCATGGGTTTCCCGGCTATGCCCCCACGCAGGGCCATATCCCCTCGGGGGTGCCCTATCTCGGGCCGGCCCGCGACCACATCCTGGCTGGTCGCCTCCGAAGGGTTATGGTGATCGGTAAGGGGAGCCTCTTTCTCGGCCGGATGACGAACCTCTTCGACGGGCTCTCGTTCGTCGTGGAGGAGAACGGCGGGCGCCCCGAGCCCGAAGAGCCCCGGCTTGCGAAAGAGGAGGTCCGCCGAATGGTGGCCGAGGCCCTCCGGGAGGTGGCGGAACGATTGGGCGAGGGGGGCGCTCTATGA
- a CDS encoding AAA family ATPase: MRLLYVVKGNKGSAMLTGEVGCGKTLMCFMLLEELKKEKYDSVVITNPCLPALDFLKQIYEGIGGDPVPQGKREVLQALTRRSENKLREGREIVILIDEAHLIMERPDVYEEIRMLLNYQKRNRFLFNLILVGQPELLSSITKVPQLRQRIAIKFHLEPLSLLETQNYILHRMKVAGGEREIFSPSGMEEAYRQSNGVPRLINSVCDLSLLIAFGNKRERIDREDVRNIRELMV; encoded by the coding sequence ATGCGGCTTCTCTACGTCGTAAAGGGGAACAAGGGATCGGCCATGCTCACCGGAGAGGTAGGTTGCGGCAAGACCCTCATGTGCTTCATGCTCCTGGAAGAATTAAAGAAGGAGAAATACGATTCGGTCGTCATCACGAACCCCTGTCTTCCGGCGCTCGATTTCCTCAAACAGATTTACGAGGGCATTGGTGGCGATCCGGTCCCCCAGGGCAAGCGGGAGGTGCTTCAAGCCTTGACGAGGCGCAGCGAGAACAAGCTTCGCGAAGGCCGGGAAATCGTCATACTCATCGATGAGGCCCACCTCATCATGGAGCGCCCGGACGTCTATGAGGAGATTCGAATGCTCCTCAACTACCAGAAGCGGAACCGCTTTCTCTTTAACCTCATCCTCGTAGGACAGCCGGAGCTCCTGAGCAGCATCACCAAAGTTCCTCAGCTTCGCCAGCGTATCGCCATTAAGTTTCACCTCGAGCCGCTCAGCCTCCTCGAGACGCAAAATTACATCCTCCACCGGATGAAAGTCGCTGGCGGGGAGCGCGAGATCTTCTCCCCCTCGGGCATGGAGGAGGCCTATCGCCAAAGCAACGGCGTCCCCCGGCTCATCAATTCTGTCTGCGACCTGAGCTTGCTGATTGCATTCGGGAATAAACGCGAAAGGATCGATAGGGAAGATGTGCGGAACATTCGCGAGCTCATGGTATAG